Within Diospyros lotus cultivar Yz01 chromosome 15, ASM1463336v1, whole genome shotgun sequence, the genomic segment ATAACCAATTTTACTTTCTCTTGCATTGAAATTTTCATGCACTCCTCTGTATGGTTACCAAATTGGCCTCTCAGCAGGGCTATTATGCACCCATTGGGAGAATCAAGAAATGCTGATTCTGAACGGATAGGAATATTGTAAGATCTTACTTCCCGCATTGCCAAACCTTTTGTTGCGCATTGATTATTGCACATCATGATTTATCTTCCGAAATGAATTAAAGCTAGAGTGAGTTTTTAAGTTCCTGAACAGAAATGCTCAGACTTGAGATGAAGTTGATGCCTGATGCCGCCATTGTTGCAAAACTGTAGCTCATCTTAATGAATGGGCGGCTTTACAAATTATGAACTTATGTGGTTTCTCTATTTGCAGCTTCCATTCTTGTGTCCTCGGCTTCGCTGACAACCTGATGCACAGGCACGGTCTATCCTTTCGAGAACTGTCCCCACACGGAGTTGTGAGGCGGACCCTTTTGCTCTCCAGACAACTGCTGCTGGTGATGGTGTGTTCTTGTAGCACACAATAATGTGCATCATCTGGATGGCCTCTTTGTAGAGAATGTTTCTGCTTTGTACTGTAGCCATTGTTTTGGAAGATAATAAGAATAGGCAAGGAAGATTTCAACCTTGGATTTGCTCGTGTAGTTTCTGCTGAAATGGCAATGGTTATATATAGATGAGAGTGCTTTAGTTTAGATCTGAGTGGAGTTCCCACCTGTTTCGTCCTCAAATGAGTTATAGTATCTTCTTATAAAACAATGTTTGTTTTACCATATTGAGCCTTGCTACTGCCTATTGCTTGGCTGGTCACATGTGTGGCAAATGCTGTGGAGAGATTGATAATGCTATTCAAATGCTCCTATTAGGGTATTAATAACTGATCGACTCATATTAAAAGTTCATGGGTTAAACTCATGGATTTGAGAAAACTAGAGAATTAATCCAATGCGAAGTTAATTAAGTTGAGAGTGGTTAAGTTATCTTGTCTTGGGttgggttttgattttttttttttattttaaataaaaagttctCTAGTTTCAACCCTTGGGTTCATGGACCTGAAATGATCCAATGAGTCTACATAAAGGGTTTACCAGTTGTATATGCGCCAACTGTGGATgtttgataaagaaaaatgtaaaaGGGTTGAATATTAGATATTATCTCTTcttattagttttctttttcattattcacattattttatttttttgttgacatttttcattttaaaattttatacttCTTTTGTGAGAtgtgataaacaaataaaacataataacaagaaaattaACTCCAAAACGACTCACTTTAAGAGAAACTAAACAATTCTAATTCAATTTAGACAATTATTAATCAATACTTGATATAATCCTTTTTTGGGTCatatatttcttaaaaattgtgataattttgaattaaaaaaaaaatctataattttgCGATCATATAAGGCTCATATTTTATTTGAGGCTCCTTATTACAGAAATTACACAACCTAAACCATCATAATAATCTTTTTCACTCATCTTCAACCAAATTGAACCCCCCAACCATGGCATGATGGAGTCGGATTATTTCACAAAAACAATCTGAAAATTTCTAGTCCCAAAATGTGGTTTTGACAAGAGGATCCAGCGAAACTCCATCATAATTCAAACAGATGACACAAAAAGTTGGCCAATTAGCATGTGATCACAATGATTAAAAATCTCTCCCAACTTTATTCCCATTATAATTCCAATCCCAAGCATTCCATTGTCAAATGCGTGGCCCAATCTCGCAAGAATACAACCCCAACAAGATCCATAACAGCCCCTAATCACGCACTCATAATCATTAATCCCTGTAATCATTCCTCGTTGCTAACCAAAAGAACATTCAAAATCTTGTAATCAACACAACACTTTCTCGATTCGGCTGGTGGGAAAAGCTGCTCCAAAGCCAAAGGCCCCACTTCGCCCTCAGATTGGCATATTTTCTCAGCAAAAGAAGCCCAACGATCAAATCAAGCTTTGACTTTTGAGCTCCGTTGTCCTTAAAATGGGAGAGCTACTTCCTTTTAGTGAGCTCTTCCACAGCCCAAGCCTTCTTGGATCAAAATCCATGGCCGCCCATTTGATTGCTTTTTGAGGAGAAGCTTCTCCGATCTGCGTTTTTCCACTATTCGACGTGGTTTTGGAATGTGGGTTCTCTTTAGTTTCTCGTTTTCTGTAAGGGAGATCGGAGATCTGAGCTGAAGGGGGAATGGACGGTGTGGATCGAGGGAGAGGGCTGTGGAGGGAGCTGAAGCAACGGCTGGGATTGAAGGGGGTAATCGGCTTCTGTGGGTCCTCGTCGTGGAGGAGCACCGGCAGTAGTCTCCGAGCGAGGTTTCTAGAAGAGCCTCTGGCAGGTCAGATTCCGGCTCCGGAGCGAGAATCCGAAGGGCCTCCTGTGGGGAGAGCCTCTTCCGGGATGAACCTCGCGGCGGCGCTGGCGGCCGAGCGCAACCTCGCCGCGGAGGCGGCGGGTCTGATGCCACTGAGGGCGTTGATGCGGCTGGCGGAGGAAACGGACGGCCAGGATCGGAAGAGGCGGAAGATGGACGGTGGAGATGGAGGGACCGTTGATGCGGTGTGCTGCGTGTGCATGGAGAGGAATAAAGGTGCGGCTTTTATCCCCTGCGGGCACACCTACTGCAGGGTATGTTCTCGGGAGCTGTGGTTGAATCGTGGGTCTTGTCCACTTTGCAACCATGCGATCTCCCAAATCCTTGATATCTTTTAGAGATCAGTTTTGTGATTACgggcttttctttttattttttaatttgcaattaGATTTGgcgaaaaaatattattgatatgtTGGATTTTGTGAagaattttgtataattttggtatgatgaaatttttggatatatgGGGTAGTTGGGTCTGGCCCATGAATCTACCATAATTGGGTTGGTTTGGGCCCGGCCCAAAGAGTTCTAGTTGGTGGTGAATTTGGCACCCATATTATCTAGCAATGTTGCCAACGGGTAGAGGGCCTAGGGGTGAGCATAAGTTTTGAAAACAATGCATGTTTTAATtggtgttatatatttatttaaataatataaaaaataaaatttattaggtGCCCTTTTATCTTTCTCAGACAAATACTTTCATATGGCTTGTCATATGGCCGTTATTTATCTCTACGAATATGAATATAGTTactctaaataaataaaaaaaatcagttaaaaaccaaattaactaaatttttaatgccTTCGCACAAAAGTATGCCTATATTTATAATCAAACTGCAAATAAGTTCTCCTAATATTATTAGTGAGTAAATTGTAAAAAACACCTTGAGATTtagtaaaattgtaaaaaaattcttaatattAGAGAAATAGCAATAATCATCTCTATTATTAAATAAACggataaaataaacaatttacTTTtcattcttcctcttctctcctttaattaaaaaataaaaataaaataaatcgaTGTCTACATGAAATCCACTAGATTTAATACTTGAGTTCATTGTTGACGTGTGATGAACTGGATACATCATTTGGCTTCATTTCAAATGCAAATTTGgctttaaagaaaataaataagggtgtgtttgatcgCATTTACTTGGAAAGAagaatattttctaatttgtataaaaaataatataaaaaataaaaattatctcctctcagataaattttttcataaaaagtaGGCGAAAATATGATTTAATGGTTATACtatggaatttaattttataaaaaatagtgtgtcaaacactaaagataaaatttaattacttgttggatgtgacatttttttaagtatttttcatGCTATTAAATACATCCTAagaaatagaagtaaaaaaaagttaaatagaAAGAGAGGGTACTTGAAACCCTTGCTGGCAAACCTCTTTGGTGAAGGGGTTTCATAATTTAGGTTTTAATGAAACCTAAAATCACCCAAAGCGgagaaggagagaaaaaaaagaaagaagaaaaa encodes:
- the LOC127791474 gene encoding uncharacterized protein LOC127791474, which produces MDGVDRGRGLWRELKQRLGLKGVIGFCGSSSWRSTGSSLRARFLEEPLAGQIPAPERESEGPPVGRASSGMNLAAALAAERNLAAEAAGLMPLRALMRLAEETDGQDRKRRKMDGGDGGTVDAVCCVCMERNKGAAFIPCGHTYCRVCSRELWLNRGSCPLCNHAISQILDIF